The following are encoded together in the Serratia sp. UGAL515B_01 genome:
- a CDS encoding major outer membrane lipoprotein: protein MNRTKLVLGAVILASTMLAGCSSNAKIDQLSSDVQTLNAKVDQLSNDVNAIRSDVQAAKDDAARANQRLDNQAHAYKK, encoded by the coding sequence ATGAATCGTACTAAACTGGTACTGGGCGCGGTAATTCTGGCTTCAACTATGCTGGCTGGTTGCTCAAGCAACGCTAAAATTGATCAACTGTCTTCTGACGTTCAGACTCTGAACGCTAAAGTTGATCAGCTGAGCAACGACGTGAACGCAATCCGTTCTGACGTTCAAGCAGCTAAAGATGACGCAGCGCGCGCTAACCAGCGTTTGGACAACCAAGCTCACGCTTACAAAAAGTAA